CTCGCCGTCCGGGGTGAGGCGGAGGATCTTGCCGCCCAGGGAGTCCTTGTCCTGCGCGAGGTCCGTGTCCCCCGTTTCACCCGCGCCCGCGTACAGCATCTTGTCCGGGCCGAACGTGATCCGGCCGCCGTTGTGGATCATGCCCTTCGGGATGCCCTTGAAGACCGTGTCGGGTGCGCCGAGCTGCTCGCCCTCCGGCTTCTTCTCGTCGTACAGCATCCGGGCGATGCGGTTGTCGGACTCCGTCGTGAAGTACGCGTACACGAAGTGGTCCGAGGCGTACGACGGAGAGAGCGCGAGGCCCATCAGACCGCCCTCGCCGCCGGGGGAGACGCCCGGCACCGAGCCGAGCTCCGTCTTCTTGCCCGTATTCCCGTCGATCCGGGTGATCGTCCCCTCGTCGCGCGAGGACACCAGGAGGTCGCCCCCGGGGAGCGGGGCGAGGCCCCAGGGGGATTTGAGGCCCGTGGTGAGGGTGCGGGTCACCTTCGCCGAGCCCTTCTCCGGCGGGGCGTCGGCGCCCGCCTTGCCGGTGGGGGACTGGCTCGTCCCGTCCCGCTTCGGCGGGCTCCCGGCGGGGTCCGGTTCATCGTCGCCGCCGGACGAGCATCCGGCGGCGAGGACGAGGGCGGCGGCGGCCATCACGGCCGTAACAGCAGGTCGATGCACGATCAGGATCCCTTCGACGCAGGGCTTCCCCTGTTCATACACCGCCCACGCCCCGCGGGTCCCCGATCGCCCCCACAAGACCGCCCGCTATGACGCGGTCCTGCGTTCGCGGGGCTCAGCCCCACGACCGACTCCGGCACTCAGTCCCACGACCCCAGCGCCGGCGGCAGCGACGCGATCTCCGTCAGGTCACGCTCCGTGAGTCGGAGTGCCGCGGCCCCGGCGTTCTCCACCGCCCACCGCTCCCGCTTGGCCCCGGGTATCGGCACCACGTGTCGACCCTGCGCGAGGACCCAGGCGAGTGCGGCCTGCGCGGGCGTCGCCCCGTGCCGCTCCGCCACCCTGCGCAACCCCACCACCAGCGGCTGGTTGGCCGCCATCATCTCGGCGGTGAAGCGGGGGTGCCTGGCCCGCAGATCGTCGGGTTCGAAGCCCATGCCGGGCTTCAGCGTCCCCGTGAGGAAACCATTCCCCAACGGCATCGCCGCGAGGAACCCGACCCCGCGCGCCACACACCACGGCAGCAGCGCGTCCAGCGCCTCCGGCGACCACACCGACAGCTCCGCCTGCACCGCGCTCACCGGAAAGACCTGCTGCACCCGCTCCAGCTGCCGGATCGTCAGAT
The sequence above is a segment of the Streptomyces sp. Je 1-369 genome. Coding sequences within it:
- a CDS encoding PQQ-dependent sugar dehydrogenase, encoding MIVHRPAVTAVMAAAALVLAAGCSSGGDDEPDPAGSPPKRDGTSQSPTGKAGADAPPEKGSAKVTRTLTTGLKSPWGLAPLPGGDLLVSSRDEGTITRIDGNTGKKTELGSVPGVSPGGEGGLMGLALSPSYASDHFVYAYFTTESDNRIARMLYDEKKPEGEQLGAPDTVFKGIPKGMIHNGGRITFGPDKMLYAGAGETGDTDLAQDKDSLGGKILRLTPDGEPAPDNPFGDSPVYSFGHRNVQGLAWDEEKRLWASEFGQDTWDELNEIKSGGNYGWPEVEGKEGEEGFRDPVAQWKTSEASPSGVAYAEGSVWMAGLRGERLWRVPVRGVTGDPEPQAFLKGEYGRLRTVVAAGGDKLWLVTNETDSRGTPEKGDDKILEVRVK